The nucleotide window ACAGGACGGTAGGGAGGTGAGAAGACTCCATGTGCGTGCTCACCGGGAAGTTCCACACTTTTTATTTTTCTCAATAAATCTTTTCCAAAATTTTCCATAACTCAAATTTAGCAATATATCTTGAAGAAATAAGGGCCTTAACATTAATTAACCAATAGGAAAAGTTTGTTAATGGTGAATTTTGCTTCGCAAGTGAATAGTGAATTGATATTTTATGATCTGAATTTATTTTTCTGATTTCACTAATATAGCAGGGATATGTTTTACAGGAAAATTAACCGAATTGGCAATGAAGCAATACTCATTCGCTTTGTGATGAAGCTGTTCTGCTTTTTCAATCATGGATGCTTCTGCAACGGTCACCTTTGGATGTAAGGTCACTTCTGTAAAATGACCGCTTCCATTTGCTGTTTCTGCCATTATACCTGAAGCTTCATCTGTATATTCTGTCACAATAATACCAGCCTCGGAACAGAAGTGCAGATACCAGAGCATATGACAGGAAGAGAGGGAAGATAAAAGCATTTCTT belongs to Chryseobacterium gleum and includes:
- a CDS encoding OsmC family protein; its protein translation is MKNHHYKTTIHWTGNKGTGTSGYRDYERSHTISAENKAMIEGSSDPAFRGDRTKYNPEEMLLSSLSSCHMLWYLHFCSEAGIIVTEYTDEASGIMAETANGSGHFTEVTLHPKVTVAEASMIEKAEQLHHKANEYCFIANSVNFPVKHIPAILVKSEK